Proteins found in one Deltaproteobacteria bacterium IMCC39524 genomic segment:
- a CDS encoding cache domain-containing protein — MKISIRFVLLFSFLAVIWGTFFLTTTSSQITSEQVLKDHSHLIMENIASYAMEQSQNYLSKAQRATELTKSLLRSQVLVQENSRTLENYFLEQLLSYPDISGIYLGTPDGDFFFVSRNDKYSDGGIRTKIISHEAGERKVRYLWRDAQRNLIAEEVDATDTYDPRVRPWYKGAIAENDIFWSDPYIFYTSQKPGITISGPTYNLNGQLRGIVGVDIEIDKLSTFISNLRIGVNGYAFMLNQNRDVVAFHDVEQLKFVESGDKASLRLVKIDEFQDKLSRAAFAALGVAQDETSKILLDRPEYVSFTVEDENYQAMFTPFPDPQWPWIIGMYLPDNDYLGALKQDRVNNYLLTFAISVMASILILFIARSIARPLIGLRRYAEDISAGDFDPVEDHVLSQCRFREVSETAVRFDGLMGELYQAREDQIKAEESLRRKEIEYTSLVENLKVGIFRISLEGKILSANPAFAIMAGCSSVDELKKYNITRFFFNYDDRQQLRETLRVNREVSNWELQFIPIGQKEPAWASIYGLLKEDSTDCFVEGMVEDITVRKHSEEMLILSERMAAVGTMASGVAHEFNNLHVGVLGYSDLGTRLEDISETARTYFKTIHSASLRARDLTQNLLSYTNQQSSKMLSADLNTTTRESFTLVERELIKDGVDVECDFGDIPALLMDRAQIGQVVLNFLINAHHSLIDCPEKKIRISTGVSEGQAWVQVADSGCGIPKDKYKKIFTPFFSTKGEHAHSDSPQAKVRGSGLGLAVSHTIVNNHNGRIEVDSQVGVGSKFILYLPLNVAGGKVLEPQCEQAMPFDSSGQGRRVLIIDDEQEIRELIMLVLTMQGYEVITTDDGNEGLEIIRNEGVDLVLVDLQMPKMSGFDFLSHLKTIDEERRPVVMVVTGKVFDDTVSELDDLNIYCSLRKPFAIDELRLLVHSAIVQKLSAVET; from the coding sequence ATGAAAATTTCAATACGTTTTGTACTGTTGTTTAGTTTTCTTGCCGTTATCTGGGGTACTTTTTTTCTCACCACCACCTCATCACAGATCACCTCTGAACAAGTTCTTAAAGATCATTCCCATCTCATTATGGAGAATATCGCCTCCTATGCCATGGAACAGAGCCAGAATTACCTAAGTAAGGCACAGAGAGCAACGGAGTTGACCAAGAGCTTATTGAGGTCACAGGTCCTCGTTCAGGAAAACAGTCGTACGCTGGAGAATTACTTTCTTGAGCAGTTGCTGAGCTACCCGGATATTTCCGGTATTTACCTCGGAACACCCGATGGCGATTTCTTCTTTGTTAGCCGCAATGATAAATATTCAGATGGTGGCATCAGAACCAAAATTATCAGTCACGAAGCAGGTGAGCGGAAGGTGCGTTATCTGTGGCGCGATGCACAGCGTAACCTGATCGCTGAAGAAGTTGACGCGACCGATACCTACGACCCGCGCGTCCGCCCTTGGTATAAAGGCGCAATAGCCGAAAACGATATTTTCTGGAGTGACCCTTATATTTTCTATACCTCACAAAAGCCAGGCATAACCATCAGTGGCCCGACCTATAACCTGAATGGTCAGTTGCGTGGCATCGTTGGCGTTGATATTGAGATCGATAAACTTTCAACATTTATCTCCAACTTGCGCATTGGGGTCAATGGCTATGCCTTTATGCTCAACCAGAATCGAGATGTCGTCGCCTTTCATGACGTTGAGCAGCTCAAATTTGTCGAGTCAGGGGACAAGGCGAGCTTGCGCCTGGTGAAGATTGATGAGTTTCAGGATAAGCTCAGCCGTGCCGCTTTTGCGGCGCTAGGCGTCGCGCAGGACGAAACGAGCAAAATCCTGCTTGATCGCCCGGAATACGTGAGCTTCACAGTCGAAGATGAAAACTATCAGGCGATGTTTACGCCCTTTCCTGATCCTCAATGGCCCTGGATCATTGGCATGTACCTGCCAGACAATGATTACCTGGGAGCACTGAAGCAGGACAGGGTCAACAACTACCTGCTCACTTTTGCCATTTCGGTGATGGCGAGTATTTTGATTCTCTTTATTGCTCGATCCATTGCGCGGCCACTCATCGGTCTTCGACGCTACGCTGAGGATATTTCCGCTGGAGATTTCGATCCTGTAGAAGATCATGTCTTGTCTCAGTGTCGGTTCAGGGAGGTGAGCGAGACGGCCGTTCGTTTTGATGGGTTGATGGGTGAGCTCTATCAAGCGCGCGAAGACCAGATAAAAGCGGAGGAGAGTCTGCGCCGCAAGGAAATTGAGTACACCTCACTGGTTGAAAATCTTAAAGTTGGGATTTTTCGTATTAGCCTGGAGGGTAAAATCCTCAGTGCAAACCCTGCGTTTGCTATTATGGCTGGTTGCTCGAGTGTTGACGAGCTTAAGAAATACAACATCACGAGATTCTTTTTCAATTATGATGATCGTCAGCAGCTGCGAGAGACTTTGCGTGTGAATCGAGAGGTTAGTAATTGGGAATTGCAGTTTATACCCATTGGGCAGAAGGAGCCGGCTTGGGCTTCGATCTATGGTTTGTTGAAGGAGGATTCAACGGATTGCTTTGTCGAGGGGATGGTTGAAGATATCACGGTGCGAAAGCACTCAGAAGAGATGTTGATTCTTTCTGAGCGAATGGCTGCTGTCGGGACTATGGCAAGTGGTGTGGCTCATGAATTCAATAACCTCCATGTTGGCGTACTCGGATATTCTGATTTGGGAACCCGTCTCGAAGATATCTCGGAGACTGCACGGACCTATTTTAAAACGATTCACAGTGCGTCATTGCGTGCGCGCGATTTGACTCAAAATTTATTGAGTTATACGAACCAGCAGAGCTCTAAAATGCTGTCCGCTGATCTGAATACGACAACGCGTGAAAGCTTTACGTTAGTTGAGCGAGAACTGATCAAAGACGGGGTTGATGTCGAATGTGACTTTGGCGATATTCCGGCTTTACTGATGGATCGTGCTCAAATTGGTCAGGTGGTACTTAATTTCTTAATCAACGCGCATCATTCCTTGATTGATTGTCCTGAAAAAAAGATTCGCATCAGTACTGGTGTAAGCGAAGGCCAGGCCTGGGTTCAGGTAGCAGATTCCGGATGTGGAATTCCGAAAGATAAGTACAAAAAGATTTTCACTCCCTTCTTTTCCACCAAGGGGGAACATGCCCATTCTGACTCACCACAGGCGAAAGTCCGTGGGTCTGGTTTGGGCCTTGCTGTTAGCCATACGATTGTAAACAATCACAATGGCCGGATCGAGGTGGACAGCCAGGTCGGCGTTGGTAGTAAATTTATCCTTTACCTCCCTCTCAACGTTGCAGGTGGGAAGGTGTTAGAGCCTCAATGTGAACAAGCAATGCCCTTTGACAGTTCTGGGCAGGGGAGACGGGTTCTGATCATTGATGACGAACAGGAAATTCGTGAACTGATCATGCTGGTTCTGACCATGCAGGGCTATGAAGTGATAACGACCGACGATGGCAATGAGGGCCTGGAGATTATTCGCAACGAGGGGGTTGACCTGGTGCTGGTCGATTTACAGATGCCAAAAATGAGTGGGTTCGATTTTCTCAGTCATTTGAAGACCATAGATGAAGAACGTAGGCCAGTTGTTATGGTTGTGACAGGCAAGGTCTTTGACGACACAGTGAGTGAGTTAGACGATTTGAACATTTATTGCTCTCTGAGGAAGCCCTTTGCCATAGACGAACTCCGGTTGTTGGTCCATTCGGCGATTGTACAGAAACTGTCTGCAGTGGAGACATGA
- a CDS encoding AzlD domain-containing protein: MTFNDYLLLFGGMGLATYLPRALPLLYLAHKKMPQWLTDWLSLIPVAILSALIAPSLLTDAATRSFTLGKLELLVAIPTLLFSLKTRSLGGTVLVGMLLYWVGGMVWG; encoded by the coding sequence ATGACTTTTAACGACTACCTCCTCCTCTTCGGAGGCATGGGCCTGGCCACCTACCTGCCCCGAGCCCTGCCCTTGCTTTACCTGGCCCACAAAAAGATGCCTCAATGGCTGACAGACTGGCTCAGCCTGATCCCGGTCGCAATCTTAAGCGCACTGATTGCACCATCACTCCTTACCGATGCGGCCACACGTAGCTTTACCCTCGGCAAGCTCGAGCTTTTAGTCGCAATTCCAACCTTGCTGTTTTCTTTGAAGACGAGAAGCCTTGGCGGAACGGTGCTGGTAGGAATGTTGCTTTACTGGGTGGGCGGGATGGTTTGGGGCTAG
- a CDS encoding AzlC family ABC transporter permease: MNKTSIKNKQILRQGAAAAWPICLGYLPIGLALGVLAQKAGLPWWAVAMMSVMVFAGSAQFICVAMIAAGSSTAAIILTTFVVNLRHVLMSSALAVYLQGVNRKFLALYSYGVTDESFAVNLTKFREGNWGRWQALIVNHMANSVWIMATICGALIGQFVPQGALGVDYALTGMFICLLVFQLQGRIYVITGILAAGLSTLWYLLIPGDSYIVGASMSAATIGYLLKKRYRRSQ, translated from the coding sequence ATGAATAAAACCTCCATTAAAAACAAACAAATTCTCCGCCAGGGCGCAGCTGCAGCCTGGCCAATCTGCCTGGGTTACCTCCCTATTGGCCTTGCCCTGGGTGTCCTCGCCCAAAAAGCTGGTCTGCCATGGTGGGCCGTAGCGATGATGTCTGTCATGGTATTTGCCGGCAGCGCTCAATTTATCTGCGTCGCCATGATCGCCGCTGGCTCCTCCACTGCCGCTATCATACTCACCACTTTTGTTGTTAACCTGCGTCATGTTCTTATGAGCTCAGCACTGGCCGTTTACCTTCAGGGGGTTAACCGCAAGTTTCTGGCTCTTTATTCCTACGGCGTGACAGATGAAAGCTTCGCAGTTAACCTGACAAAGTTCAGAGAAGGCAACTGGGGCCGTTGGCAGGCATTAATCGTCAATCACATGGCGAACAGTGTCTGGATAATGGCAACCATCTGTGGCGCCCTGATCGGACAGTTTGTCCCTCAGGGAGCCTTGGGCGTCGATTATGCCCTGACTGGTATGTTTATCTGCCTGCTGGTTTTCCAACTGCAAGGGCGTATTTATGTAATCACCGGAATCCTGGCCGCCGGGCTTTCAACTTTATGGTATCTCCTCATCCCTGGGGACTCCTACATTGTCGGCGCGTCAATGAGCGCTGCGACCATCGGCTACCTTCTGAAAAAACGCTACAGGAGGAGTCAATGA
- a CDS encoding amino acid ABC transporter ATP-binding protein, with translation MIKTVDLKKTFIGRGQTVHAVDGVTAHIKPSEVVVIIGPSGSGKSTYLRCLNGLESATSGKIEIEGVDLTSKKTDLNRVRREVGMVFQQFNLFPHKTVLQNIVLAQQVVRKRKDAEAEEKGRMLLKKVGISEKEHEYPIRLSGGQQQRVAIARALAMDPKIMLFDEPTSALDPEMVGEVLEVMKQLAREGMTMVVVTHEMGFAREVADRVLFMDQGKLVEEGTPEHFFTAPQEERTKAFLRQVL, from the coding sequence GTGATTAAGACAGTTGACCTAAAAAAGACATTTATCGGTCGCGGTCAGACAGTACACGCTGTCGATGGCGTTACCGCTCATATCAAGCCCAGCGAAGTTGTCGTTATCATCGGCCCTTCAGGCTCCGGGAAATCGACCTACCTGCGTTGCCTGAATGGCCTTGAGAGCGCAACCTCTGGGAAAATCGAGATTGAGGGCGTTGACCTGACGTCAAAAAAAACTGATCTCAACCGGGTCCGTCGTGAAGTCGGCATGGTCTTCCAGCAATTTAACCTCTTCCCGCACAAGACAGTGCTGCAAAACATCGTCCTCGCCCAACAGGTGGTTCGTAAGCGTAAAGACGCTGAAGCAGAGGAAAAGGGTCGCATGCTGCTGAAGAAAGTCGGCATCTCAGAGAAAGAGCACGAATACCCGATTCGCCTCTCCGGTGGCCAGCAGCAACGCGTCGCCATCGCTCGTGCCCTGGCCATGGATCCGAAGATCATGCTCTTTGACGAACCGACCAGCGCCCTGGACCCGGAAATGGTTGGTGAGGTTCTGGAAGTTATGAAACAGCTGGCCCGCGAAGGCATGACCATGGTCGTGGTGACCCATGAGATGGGCTTTGCTCGCGAAGTCGCCGACCGCGTGCTTTTTATGGATCAGGGGAAGCTGGTCGAGGAAGGCACTCCCGAGCATTTCTTTACGGCTCCACAGGAAGAACGAACCAAGGCTTTCTTGCGTCAAGTTCTTTAA
- a CDS encoding amino acid ABC transporter permease yields the protein MLCAGLWIATKKIDYTWRWNRVPQYFIYNNETLIPTPFDGVVASVSNLGDQTQIRVVSENGEEKTFEVDSHAVEVSEGEDLFEGDYLGAVFEWRAGPLLKGLWVTLWISAVASIFGMIIGLVTGLCRVSNNPTLRSLSVTYIELIRGTPLLVQIFIFYFFLGTVLDISRIIAGISALAIFAGAYVAEIIRAGIQSIPKGQMEAARSLGMNVPQAMIYIILPQAFKRTLPPLAGQFISLIKDSSLVSIIAITDLTKSGREVITSTFATFEIWFVVAFLYLMLTSVLSQVIAWVERRLAVSD from the coding sequence ATGTTGTGTGCGGGGCTGTGGATTGCCACCAAAAAGATTGACTACACCTGGCGTTGGAATCGTGTTCCCCAGTACTTCATTTACAACAATGAGACACTGATCCCGACGCCCTTTGACGGTGTTGTTGCCTCGGTATCAAACCTTGGTGACCAAACACAGATCAGAGTGGTGAGCGAGAACGGTGAAGAGAAGACTTTTGAAGTCGATAGTCATGCCGTTGAAGTCAGCGAAGGAGAAGACCTCTTTGAAGGTGATTACCTTGGCGCTGTTTTCGAATGGCGGGCCGGGCCACTACTGAAAGGTTTATGGGTCACGCTTTGGATTTCTGCTGTCGCTAGCATCTTCGGCATGATCATAGGCCTGGTAACAGGGCTGTGCAGGGTTTCAAATAACCCGACCTTACGCAGTCTTTCCGTTACCTATATTGAGTTGATTCGTGGCACCCCCCTGTTGGTACAGATTTTCATCTTCTATTTCTTTCTCGGCACCGTTCTCGATATCAGCCGTATTATTGCCGGCATCAGCGCCCTGGCAATTTTTGCCGGTGCTTACGTTGCAGAGATTATTCGCGCCGGCATTCAGTCGATCCCCAAGGGTCAGATGGAGGCCGCACGATCTCTTGGCATGAATGTCCCCCAGGCGATGATCTACATCATCCTGCCACAGGCCTTTAAACGTACCCTGCCCCCATTGGCCGGCCAGTTTATCAGTCTGATCAAGGATTCATCCCTGGTTTCGATTATCGCTATTACGGATCTCACCAAGAGCGGCCGGGAGGTTATCACCTCAACCTTCGCCACCTTCGAGATCTGGTTCGTCGTCGCTTTCCTTTACCTGATGCTGACGTCGGTGCTTTCCCAGGTGATTGCCTGGGTGGAACGGAGGCTCGCAGTCAGTGATTAA
- a CDS encoding transporter substrate-binding domain-containing protein, with the protein MKQVKLLIACLLALCVVLPGVAAADTLDDILERGTLRVGMEPGYMPFEMTNKKGEIIGFDVDMAKRIAKAMGVKLELVSTAWDGIIPALITKKFDIIMSGMTLTQERNMKISFAKPYIVIGQSILIDKKLAGEVKSYKDLNNKKYKVASKLGTTGEQATKRMIPNCEYISFETEQEGVMDLLNGKIDAFVYDLPFNAIAFAEKGQGKLELLDEPFTYEPLAWAVNKGNADFINWLDNFLVQAKNDGTYDKIYKKWFLSDAWLKELQ; encoded by the coding sequence ATGAAACAAGTCAAACTACTGATTGCCTGCCTGCTGGCTCTTTGTGTAGTCCTGCCCGGTGTCGCTGCTGCGGACACACTCGACGACATCCTTGAACGCGGCACCCTGCGTGTCGGCATGGAGCCTGGCTATATGCCTTTTGAAATGACCAACAAAAAAGGTGAGATCATCGGGTTCGACGTCGATATGGCGAAGCGTATCGCAAAAGCCATGGGCGTTAAGCTTGAGCTGGTCAGCACTGCATGGGACGGCATCATCCCTGCCCTGATCACCAAGAAGTTTGACATAATCATGAGCGGCATGACCCTGACGCAGGAACGCAACATGAAGATCAGCTTTGCCAAGCCCTATATCGTTATTGGCCAGAGCATCCTGATCGACAAGAAATTGGCAGGCGAAGTCAAATCCTACAAAGACCTGAACAACAAGAAGTACAAGGTTGCTTCCAAGCTCGGTACAACCGGTGAGCAAGCCACCAAGCGCATGATTCCAAACTGCGAGTACATCTCTTTTGAGACCGAGCAGGAAGGCGTTATGGATCTGCTTAACGGCAAAATTGACGCATTCGTCTACGACTTGCCTTTCAACGCCATTGCGTTTGCTGAAAAAGGTCAGGGCAAACTGGAACTGCTCGACGAGCCTTTCACCTATGAGCCTCTGGCATGGGCCGTTAATAAAGGCAACGCCGACTTCATCAACTGGCTGGACAACTTCCTGGTCCAGGCAAAGAACGACGGCACCTACGACAAGATTTACAAAAAGTGGTTCTTGAGTGATGCATGGCTTAAAGAGCTCCAGTAA
- a CDS encoding DMT family transporter, giving the protein MDLKNKRQFHAEFMLATVTLFWGATFPIVKDAIVEMPVMAFLWVRFAMAAILLFFIAGRARLATLDRRGWRLGVLLGTLLFSSYLFQTFGLERTSSANAGFLTGLGVVWVPLMAGPILKKPAAFGSKIGVVLALTGLFLLTWHTPWTINYGDLLVVVCSFFVALHIIGLDAFTKGYDARALTFVQILTMAILGCIGSLAFEPTSWPQEWTSSLIFAFAITAVFATAYAFWAMTTFQNRTTPTRAALIYTLEPVFAAIFSVWLAGDRLTAIGWFGGAMIVFGMIVAEVWPLMAQKKEALSHSSG; this is encoded by the coding sequence ATGGATTTAAAGAACAAACGGCAGTTTCACGCTGAATTTATGCTGGCGACCGTGACCCTCTTCTGGGGCGCGACTTTCCCCATCGTCAAAGACGCTATCGTCGAAATGCCGGTTATGGCCTTCCTCTGGGTGCGATTTGCCATGGCTGCCATACTTCTGTTCTTTATTGCCGGACGAGCCAGACTGGCAACTCTCGACCGCCGTGGCTGGCGACTTGGTGTCCTGCTCGGGACTTTGCTCTTTTCTTCTTATCTCTTTCAGACTTTTGGCCTGGAACGTACGTCTTCTGCCAATGCAGGCTTTCTCACTGGGTTGGGCGTGGTGTGGGTTCCTTTGATGGCGGGGCCTATACTAAAAAAGCCCGCGGCTTTTGGTTCTAAAATTGGTGTCGTGCTGGCCTTGACTGGTCTTTTTCTGCTGACCTGGCACACTCCCTGGACAATCAACTACGGGGATCTTCTGGTTGTGGTCTGTTCCTTTTTTGTCGCGCTGCACATTATTGGCCTCGATGCCTTTACCAAGGGTTACGACGCGCGAGCCCTGACCTTCGTGCAAATCCTGACCATGGCCATCCTCGGTTGTATCGGCAGTCTTGCCTTTGAACCGACCTCCTGGCCACAGGAGTGGACCAGCTCACTGATTTTCGCCTTTGCCATTACTGCCGTTTTTGCGACAGCCTACGCATTCTGGGCGATGACGACCTTTCAGAACCGCACGACACCGACCCGTGCGGCGCTTATCTACACCCTTGAACCTGTCTTTGCAGCGATCTTCTCGGTCTGGTTGGCCGGTGACCGCCTGACGGCGATTGGCTGGTTCGGTGGCGCGATGATAGTCTTTGGCATGATCGTCGCGGAAGTCTGGCCTCTTATGGCTCAGAAGAAGGAAGCTCTTAGTCACAGTTCGGGGTAA
- a CDS encoding rhodanese-like domain-containing protein, producing MSGKIGYKDLVAEAEQHIETITVEAALASFDSPDVVFVDLRDVRELKREGKIPGAFHCPRGLLEFWIDAESPYYNKIFGEDKRFIFYCNLGWRSALAADVAQKLGLKSVCHIDGGFEAWKSAGGAVEEK from the coding sequence ATGTCAGGGAAAATCGGTTACAAAGACCTGGTTGCAGAGGCCGAACAACATATAGAGACGATCACGGTCGAGGCCGCTCTTGCTTCTTTTGACTCGCCAGATGTGGTCTTCGTTGATTTGCGTGATGTCAGAGAGTTGAAGAGAGAAGGGAAAATCCCCGGGGCCTTCCACTGTCCTCGTGGCCTGCTTGAATTCTGGATCGACGCAGAAAGTCCTTATTACAACAAGATCTTTGGGGAAGATAAGCGCTTTATCTTTTATTGTAACCTCGGCTGGCGCTCTGCGCTGGCGGCTGATGTTGCTCAAAAGCTTGGGTTGAAAAGTGTCTGCCATATTGATGGTGGTTTCGAGGCCTGGAAGAGTGCCGGTGGGGCCGTTGAAGAGAAATAA
- a CDS encoding flavodoxin family protein translates to MYAIAVNGSPRSGGNTELLLKEVLGELDTAGWDTELVKVGGTAIRGCIACQQCFKNKDNLCAVNSDNFNDIFTKMLRADAMILGSPTYFAAVSADLKALIERAGYVAYANDQAFAGKLGAAVVAVRRGGATHAYDTINHMFQMSRMILPGSTYWNMGFGLEKGDVLEDEEGLANMRHLGKSIDWLGRNIKASHDSYPKF, encoded by the coding sequence ATGTATGCGATCGCAGTAAATGGCAGCCCGCGTTCAGGTGGTAATACGGAACTACTGCTTAAAGAGGTTCTTGGTGAGCTTGATACAGCCGGTTGGGACACGGAGTTGGTTAAGGTTGGCGGGACTGCGATTCGTGGTTGCATTGCCTGCCAGCAGTGTTTTAAGAACAAAGACAATTTATGTGCGGTCAATTCGGACAACTTTAACGACATCTTTACGAAAATGCTGCGGGCCGATGCCATGATTCTCGGCTCTCCGACTTATTTTGCTGCCGTCTCCGCGGATTTAAAAGCCCTGATCGAAAGAGCTGGTTATGTTGCCTATGCCAATGATCAGGCTTTTGCCGGCAAGCTTGGGGCGGCCGTTGTTGCTGTCAGGAGAGGTGGCGCGACTCATGCCTACGACACCATTAATCACATGTTCCAAATGTCCAGAATGATACTCCCCGGCTCAACCTACTGGAATATGGGCTTTGGCCTGGAAAAAGGGGACGTCCTTGAAGATGAAGAGGGTTTAGCCAACATGCGTCATCTTGGTAAAAGTATCGATTGGTTGGGTCGTAACATTAAGGCCTCTCATGACAGTTATCCAAAATTCTGA
- a CDS encoding zinc ribbon domain-containing protein YjdM, with protein sequence MSELPKCPECGSEYTYEDREMFVCPECAHEWSMIAGEESADAARVIKDANGNILQDGDTVTVIKDLKVKGSSLVVKVGAKAKNIRLVDGDHDIDCKIDGIGAMKLKSEFVKKA encoded by the coding sequence ATGAGTGAATTGCCAAAATGTCCTGAATGTGGGTCAGAGTATACTTACGAAGACAGGGAGATGTTTGTTTGCCCTGAGTGTGCTCACGAATGGAGTATGATTGCCGGTGAAGAGAGTGCTGATGCCGCCAGGGTTATTAAGGATGCGAACGGTAATATCCTGCAGGATGGTGATACCGTAACCGTGATCAAGGATCTCAAGGTCAAGGGCTCTTCGCTGGTTGTTAAGGTCGGGGCGAAAGCCAAGAATATCCGCTTGGTCGATGGCGATCACGACATCGATTGTAAAATCGATGGTATCGGCGCTATGAAATTGAAGTCGGAGTTTGTTAAAAAAGCCTGA
- a CDS encoding tetratricopeptide repeat protein, with protein MSKLTAPIIVLFGFLLVCHPTTSSAAQSIVLTDDIQMALGQAFMAEEDYYRAITEYKKLIFLFPDSEHLPGALYQIGLAYYNGKDYESAVKSFAKVRQTYAASYFSSAALHEGLSYEKLGRHDAATLAYERSRMFNASHPDAANAHLGIVLNAAEHDDIAKVRSELNDFQVTYPEKVSVPVTQELFSLIDAYEAQPKKSPGLAGTMSAIIPGSGQVYANHYKDGLMAFAVNGLFIAATIAAIDNKNYALAGIVGGIGVPFYVGNIYGAANAAQKWNLSLSRKLRNDLSVTLNYHF; from the coding sequence ATGAGCAAATTGACTGCACCCATAATCGTCCTCTTCGGGTTTCTTCTGGTCTGCCACCCCACCACTTCGAGTGCAGCACAGAGCATTGTGCTGACTGATGATATCCAGATGGCCCTGGGACAGGCCTTCATGGCAGAAGAGGATTACTACCGCGCAATCACCGAATACAAAAAGCTGATCTTCCTCTTCCCGGATTCGGAGCATCTGCCTGGAGCCCTCTACCAGATTGGTTTAGCCTATTACAATGGCAAAGATTACGAGTCGGCGGTAAAAAGCTTTGCCAAGGTTCGACAAACCTACGCAGCAAGCTATTTCAGCAGCGCAGCTTTGCATGAGGGATTGAGTTACGAGAAACTCGGCAGGCATGACGCCGCGACCCTGGCTTATGAACGTTCCCGGATGTTTAATGCAAGCCATCCGGACGCAGCCAATGCTCATTTAGGCATCGTCCTGAACGCTGCAGAACATGATGACATTGCCAAAGTACGGTCTGAGCTGAACGATTTCCAGGTCACCTATCCAGAGAAAGTCAGCGTGCCTGTAACCCAGGAGCTATTCAGCCTGATCGATGCGTACGAAGCACAGCCCAAGAAATCCCCGGGGCTGGCCGGGACGATGTCTGCCATCATCCCGGGCAGTGGCCAAGTCTACGCGAATCATTACAAAGACGGCCTGATGGCTTTCGCGGTAAATGGTTTATTTATAGCTGCCACTATTGCCGCAATTGATAATAAAAACTACGCTCTGGCCGGAATCGTAGGTGGCATTGGCGTGCCCTTTTATGTCGGCAACATCTACGGTGCTGCAAATGCTGCACAAAAATGGAACCTTTCCCTCTCTCGCAAATTACGTAACGATCTGTCTGTGACTCTGAATTATCACTTTTGA
- the yidD gene encoding membrane protein insertion efficiency factor YidD — translation MPGLNKTSDTTHKRNPASFCVGFLFAWIFLSMTNPAQGLETNGMKAPKSDLVSSSPASVAVTEASTLRSALLGSVHFFQKWISPIDGPRCSFSPTCSQFGYEAVDDQGPFLGIVMTADRLMRCNHWTEPGTDYVRLPNGALYDPVAKNLLGTL, via the coding sequence ATGCCTGGTTTGAATAAAACTTCAGACACCACGCACAAACGAAACCCGGCCAGTTTTTGTGTGGGGTTTCTTTTTGCCTGGATCTTTCTGAGCATGACCAACCCGGCACAAGGTTTGGAAACCAATGGCATGAAGGCACCAAAGAGTGATCTGGTCTCGTCATCTCCGGCCTCTGTTGCCGTAACAGAAGCATCAACGCTACGATCGGCACTACTGGGCAGCGTGCATTTTTTCCAGAAATGGATTTCACCTATTGATGGGCCTCGCTGCAGCTTCTCACCAACATGTTCACAATTCGGTTATGAGGCAGTGGATGACCAAGGCCCTTTCCTCGGTATCGTCATGACGGCCGATCGTCTGATGCGTTGTAACCACTGGACTGAACCGGGCACGGATTACGTTCGGCTCCCGAATGGGGCCCTGTATGACCCCGTCGCCAAAAACCTGCTGGGCACATTATGA
- a CDS encoding SHOCT domain-containing protein: protein MKRHLTKSLIFIVLTVFLTGCCCGGGKETVVVTPEAATPEGGGGATAGQQLQDLKAAEEQGAISEEEFQESKEKILKAQ, encoded by the coding sequence ATGAAACGCCATCTTACGAAAAGCCTGATCTTTATTGTCTTGACTGTTTTTTTGACCGGTTGCTGCTGTGGTGGGGGCAAGGAGACGGTCGTTGTCACCCCTGAAGCGGCCACACCCGAAGGCGGTGGTGGTGCGACTGCCGGACAACAGCTTCAGGATCTCAAGGCCGCCGAGGAACAAGGGGCTATCAGTGAAGAGGAATTTCAAGAAAGTAAAGAGAAGATTCTCAAGGCCCAATAA